In Streptomyces sp. ML-6, the genomic stretch CAGGCCGCGGCCGCCGGAGTGCAGCGCCTCAGGTTCGGTGTCTGCCGGAGGGGGCTGAGGGAACACCTCCCCGCGGGCGTCGGTGACTTCGACGCGGAGGCGGCCGGCCTCCGGGGCGAGGACGAGCGTGAGCCGGAAGCAGCGACCGGGCACGAGGCCGTGGAGGACGGCATTGGCGGCAAGCTCGGCGATCACGATTTCGGCACGCTCCGTGAGGTCCTGCGGAGCGCCCCAGGTCCGCAGTTGAGTCACGCCGAGAAGCCGGGCGAGCCGGGCGCCGCGCCGCGTGGACGACAGCAACTGGGTGAAGACGTGCTGCGAAACGACCAGTTGGGGGAGAGGTTGGTTCATGGCGCCATCGTGGCGGCCGGATATGGCCGGATGCGAGCGCCACACCACGTACGCGGAGTCAGCGTACGGGCACATGGAGTAGGCGGTACGCGAGGTCAGCTGTCACGCTGGGTGGTGAACGCGAACGGTGGCGAGGAGCCGCCGCGGGTGCGGTACGGAGAAGAGGAGCGGCGGATGGAAATGGTTGAAGAGGAGACGGGGGCGGCCGGGGGCGCCGAGGCCCGGGTGGTTACGGCGGGGGAGGGGGAGCGGGAGCCCCATCCGTCGGACAGTCTGCGTACGTTCGGCGCGGTCGTCCAGGCCCTGCGCGAACACGCGGGGCTCAGCCGGACCGAGCTCGGCGACCTCGTCCAGTACTCCAAACACACCGTGGAGTCCGTCGAGTTGGGCCGCCGCATGCCGGACGAGGAGTTCGTCGAGCGCGCGGAGGGGGCGCTCGGCAACACGGGTGCGCTGCGGAAAGCGGCCGGCCACCTCAGCCGGGGCGAGGTCGGCCTCGCGGCGTGGTTCAGGCGCTGGGCCCGGCTGGAGCGGAAGGCGGTGAGCCTGCACACGTACGAGTGCCGACT encodes the following:
- a CDS encoding ATP-binding protein produces the protein MNQPLPQLVVSQHVFTQLLSSTRRGARLARLLGVTQLRTWGAPQDLTERAEIVIAELAANAVLHGLVPGRCFRLTLVLAPEAGRLRVEVTDARGEVFPQPPPADTEPEALHSGGRGLLLVAVLADHWDYVPHPPGGKTVRAELSTP